Proteins encoded in a region of the Massilia sp. UMI-21 genome:
- the greB gene encoding transcription elongation factor GreB has protein sequence MNKAFVKESSNDLDDDDAEALALAQAIPAGAKNYITPAGYQAIKDELLQLIDVDRPEVVKVVHWAASNGDRSENGDYIYGKRRLREIDRRIRFLTKRMDSAFVVDPSVHYGNDQVFFGATVTYRNKAGEEHTVTIVGIDELDPLHGKISWVSPVARALTKAREGELITLQTPLGTDELEILSVEYPEPVTD, from the coding sequence ATGAACAAGGCATTCGTAAAAGAGTCCAGCAACGACCTCGACGATGACGACGCCGAGGCGTTGGCGCTGGCCCAGGCGATTCCCGCCGGGGCCAAGAACTACATCACGCCTGCCGGCTACCAGGCCATCAAGGACGAACTGCTGCAGCTGATCGACGTCGACCGTCCCGAAGTGGTGAAAGTGGTGCACTGGGCGGCATCGAACGGCGACCGCTCCGAAAACGGCGACTACATCTACGGCAAGCGCCGCCTGCGCGAAATCGACCGCCGCATCCGCTTCCTCACCAAGCGCATGGATTCGGCCTTCGTGGTCGACCCGAGCGTGCACTACGGAAACGACCAGGTCTTTTTCGGCGCCACCGTCACCTACCGGAACAAGGCCGGTGAAGAGCACACCGTGACCATCGTCGGCATCGACGAGCTCGATCCGCTGCACGGCAAGATCAGCTGGGTCTCGCCGGTGGCGCGCGCCCTGACCAAGGCGCGCGAAGGCGAGCTGATCACCCTGCAGACCCCGCTCGGCACCGACGAGCTGGAAATCCTTTCGGTCGAGTATCCCGAGCCGGTCACCGACTGA
- a CDS encoding two-component sensor histidine kinase, translating into MQAAASEIYLLDAATLEVVDANQAARLNLGIDAGTLQGLDIHALAPGLDRTALDALVQGLGEEIGAQVSLRTQLRRADGSSYPVRLCLLRILRDGRVLLLAIADDLSLEQAAARALAESQARFDAIVRNTPGLVYQFVLHPDGRIDFPWLSEGCSALLGLSKHALQHDATLFERLILPEDRKGYLESMDASRAAMTGWNWEGRIWIDAWKDVKWINLRATPHPVDGGAVQWDGIMSNISASKQEQQEVLRSRARLAELTDHIEQVKEQERARIAREIHDDLGGNLTAIKMALAMLAARLPDGQPALLEKARYLDDLVDRTIDAVHRISLDLRPTMLDLGLVAALEWQAREFEKQMGIACLFRCSREDKETIVLDDDHATALFRIFQEALTNIAKHAGATRVTVSLRRQRAHLNLDICDNGRGLQPTDRLKPHSFGLRGMSERAKALGGTLSLSSAPGGGTMVTIKTRLAPAAEPGNNAGTKHRQE; encoded by the coding sequence ATGCAGGCGGCCGCCTCGGAAATCTACCTGCTCGACGCCGCCACCCTGGAGGTGGTCGATGCCAACCAGGCCGCGCGCCTGAACCTCGGCATCGATGCCGGCACCCTGCAGGGCCTGGACATCCATGCGCTTGCCCCGGGCCTCGACCGCACCGCGCTGGACGCGCTCGTGCAAGGCCTGGGCGAGGAAATCGGCGCCCAGGTGAGCCTGCGCACCCAACTGCGGCGCGCCGACGGCAGCTCTTATCCGGTCCGGCTGTGTCTGCTGCGCATCCTGCGCGACGGCCGCGTGCTGCTGCTGGCGATCGCCGACGACCTGAGCCTCGAGCAGGCGGCGGCGCGCGCGCTCGCCGAGTCGCAGGCGCGCTTCGACGCCATCGTGCGCAATACCCCCGGGCTGGTGTACCAGTTCGTGCTGCACCCGGACGGCCGCATCGACTTCCCGTGGCTGAGCGAGGGCTGTTCGGCCCTGCTGGGCCTGTCGAAGCACGCGCTGCAGCACGACGCCACCCTGTTCGAGCGCCTGATCCTGCCGGAAGACCGCAAGGGCTACCTCGAATCGATGGACGCCTCGCGCGCCGCCATGACCGGCTGGAACTGGGAAGGCCGGATCTGGATCGACGCCTGGAAAGACGTCAAGTGGATCAACCTGCGCGCCACCCCGCACCCGGTCGACGGCGGCGCGGTCCAGTGGGACGGCATCATGAGCAACATCAGCGCCAGCAAGCAGGAGCAGCAGGAAGTGCTGCGTTCGCGCGCCCGCCTGGCCGAGCTGACCGACCACATCGAACAGGTCAAGGAGCAGGAACGGGCACGCATCGCGCGCGAGATCCACGACGACCTGGGCGGCAACCTCACCGCCATCAAGATGGCGCTGGCGATGCTGGCCGCGCGCCTGCCCGACGGCCAGCCGGCCCTGCTGGAAAAGGCGCGCTACCTGGACGACCTGGTCGACCGCACGATCGACGCGGTGCACCGCATCTCGCTCGACCTGCGCCCCACCATGCTCGACCTGGGGCTGGTGGCCGCGCTCGAATGGCAGGCCCGGGAATTCGAAAAACAGATGGGGATCGCCTGCCTGTTCCGCTGCTCCCGGGAGGACAAGGAGACGATCGTGCTCGACGACGACCATGCCACCGCCCTGTTCCGCATCTTCCAGGAAGCGCTGACCAACATCGCCAAGCATGCCGGCGCCACCCGGGTGACGGTCAGCTTGCGGCGCCAGCGCGCCCACCTGAACCTGGACATTTGCGACAACGGCCGCGGCCTCCAGCCGACCGACCGCCTCAAGCCGCATTCTTTCGGCCTGCGCGGCATGAGCGAGCGCGCCAAGGCGCTCGGCGGCACGCTGAGCTTGTCGTCAGCGCCCGGAGGTGGCACGATGGTAACTATCAAGACCAGGCTGGCACCAGCGGCCGAGCCGGGCAACAACGCAGGAACAAAGCACAGGCAAGAATGA
- a CDS encoding response regulator transcription factor: MSDKATIRVFIADDHAIVREGLKQILAEHRDLIVAGEAETGLDAVKLVGKAKPQVMLLDISLPDRNGIEVLKQIKKDRPELAVLMLSMHREDQYAIRSLKAGASGYMTKQSAPRELVTAIRQVAAGQKYVSAALAQTLAAQVGEDHETPLHDSLSDREYQTLTMIASGMTVSDIARELSLSVKTVSEYRARLLAKMKLKNSAELTHYAIRNQLVG, translated from the coding sequence ATGAGTGACAAGGCAACAATCCGGGTATTCATCGCCGACGACCATGCGATCGTCCGCGAAGGCCTGAAACAGATCCTGGCCGAGCATCGCGACCTGATCGTCGCCGGCGAAGCCGAAACCGGGCTCGACGCCGTCAAGCTGGTCGGCAAGGCGAAACCGCAGGTGATGCTGCTCGACATTTCCTTACCCGACCGCAACGGCATCGAGGTGCTCAAGCAGATCAAGAAGGACCGGCCCGAGCTGGCGGTACTGATGCTGTCGATGCACCGCGAAGACCAGTATGCGATCCGCTCGCTGAAGGCGGGCGCGTCTGGCTACATGACCAAGCAGAGCGCCCCGCGCGAGCTGGTGACGGCGATCCGCCAGGTGGCAGCCGGCCAGAAGTACGTCAGCGCCGCGCTGGCCCAGACCCTGGCGGCCCAGGTCGGCGAAGACCACGAGACACCGCTGCACGACAGCCTGTCCGACCGCGAATACCAGACCCTCACCATGATCGCCTCGGGAATGACGGTGAGCGACATCGCGCGCGAACTGTCGCTGTCGGTCAAGACCGTGAGCGAGTACCGCGCCCGCTTGCTGGCCAAGATGAAGCTCAAGAACAGCGCCGAGCTGACCCACTACGCGATTCGCAACCAGCTGGTTGGCTAG
- a CDS encoding GGDEF domain-containing protein, translated as MSIPLPAGASLNPADIAREAFRRLATRRIAPTPDAYRAIYDEIAGLPAPPVCAAPENPAAEALESFARRLAETPGEVSELGRRLLRAARTGDWRGYAQALAQLADRHLRRNTPVMALGDDDPDARQLREMLNRALAYALATLLAGSPALVLEAEALGGAVKLARGEELGELSGRLKQLCYQIELHSGDSAEQQELLLRLFRLLLDNVNELLDDDSWMRGQIAAVQDLIAGPLDVRALEDATRGLKDVILKQGRLRNSLSDVRATVKNMMMSFIDRLGSVAASTGDHHARLAGYSERIGSAANIGELNDVMEEVLREMRAAQDEALVSRDRMVAVHQAAQEAEERIRMLEAELQHMSELVREDQLTGSLNRRGLDEVFERESARADRRNMPLCVAILDLDNFKKLNDTYGHLAGDGALKHLVKVVRDTLRSMDVIARFGGEEFVILLPETTVEAAAAAMVRVQRELTRHFFMHDNEKMLITFSCGVALRYPNEDQASLVARADRAMYLAKQSGKNRVMVAD; from the coding sequence ATGTCCATCCCGCTCCCCGCCGGCGCCAGCCTGAATCCTGCCGATATCGCCCGCGAAGCCTTCCGCCGCCTCGCGACGCGCCGGATTGCGCCCACGCCGGATGCCTACCGGGCCATTTATGACGAGATCGCCGGCCTGCCTGCGCCCCCGGTTTGTGCGGCGCCCGAGAATCCCGCCGCCGAAGCGCTGGAAAGCTTCGCGCGCCGCCTGGCCGAGACGCCCGGCGAGGTTTCCGAGCTGGGCCGCCGCCTGCTGCGCGCCGCCAGGACCGGCGACTGGCGCGGCTACGCCCAGGCCCTGGCCCAGCTTGCCGACCGTCACCTGCGCCGCAATACGCCGGTGATGGCGCTGGGCGATGACGATCCAGACGCGCGCCAGCTGCGCGAGATGCTCAACCGCGCCCTGGCCTACGCCCTGGCCACCCTGCTGGCGGGCAGCCCGGCGCTGGTGCTCGAAGCCGAAGCGCTGGGCGGCGCGGTCAAGCTGGCGCGCGGCGAGGAACTGGGTGAACTCTCGGGCCGCCTGAAACAGCTGTGCTACCAGATCGAACTGCACAGCGGCGACAGTGCCGAGCAGCAGGAACTGCTGCTGCGCCTGTTCCGCCTGCTGCTCGACAACGTCAACGAGCTGCTCGACGACGACAGCTGGATGCGCGGCCAGATCGCCGCCGTGCAGGACCTGATCGCCGGTCCGCTCGACGTGCGCGCGCTGGAAGACGCGACCCGCGGCCTGAAGGACGTGATCCTCAAGCAGGGCCGGCTGCGCAACAGCCTCTCGGACGTGCGCGCCACCGTCAAGAACATGATGATGAGCTTTATCGACCGGCTCGGCTCGGTGGCGGCCTCGACCGGCGACCACCATGCGCGGCTGGCCGGCTATTCCGAGCGCATCGGAAGCGCCGCGAATATCGGCGAACTCAACGACGTGATGGAAGAAGTGCTGCGCGAGATGCGCGCCGCCCAGGACGAAGCGCTGGTCTCGCGCGACCGCATGGTGGCCGTGCACCAGGCGGCCCAGGAAGCCGAGGAGCGCATCCGCATGCTGGAGGCGGAGCTGCAGCACATGAGCGAACTGGTGCGCGAAGACCAGCTGACCGGCAGCCTGAACCGCCGCGGCCTGGACGAGGTGTTCGAGCGCGAAAGCGCGCGCGCCGACCGCCGCAACATGCCGCTGTGCGTGGCCATCCTCGATCTCGACAATTTCAAGAAGCTCAACGACACCTACGGCCACCTGGCCGGCGACGGGGCGCTGAAGCACCTGGTGAAGGTGGTGCGCGACACGCTGCGCTCGATGGACGTGATCGCACGCTTCGGCGGCGAGGAGTTCGTGATCCTGTTGCCCGAGACCACCGTCGAAGCCGCTGCGGCGGCGATGGTGCGCGTGCAGCGCGAACTGACCCGCCACTTCTTCATGCACGACAACGAGAAGATGCTGATCACCTTCTCCTGCGGCGTCGCCCTGCGTTACCCGAACGAGGACCAGGCCAGCCTGGTGGCCCGCGCCGACCGTGCCATGTACCTGGCCAAGCAGAGCGGCAAGAACCGCGTCATGGTCGCCGACTGA
- a CDS encoding flagellin, which yields MASVINTNVASLNSQRNLSTSQASLNTSIQRLSSGLRINSAKDDAAGLAISDRMNSQIKGMTQATRNANDGVSMAQTAEGALSSSGDILQRVRELAVQSSNASNSASDRKALQTEVTQLTSELNRISNTTEFNGQKLLDGSMGTANFQVGANAGQLISMTGSNFSTSTYGNNRVQSNALAGTTNGTVATGSLFINGSQGSKEVTFDADISAKAAAAQINNVSSDTGVSASAKTDVSFKAAAGKAFTLDVVSDNSSAATVSFTVGSAGTSDDYAAAISAVNAQTAKTGVTASYDATAKSLKLTNSSGNDIKLTNKSTDNASTASVQTYQKDGVSLNTAGALTSDNTAANAATVAKGNITLDSDQGFSTANGTTPSGWGAMLGGKSSELKSVANIDISTFEGAQLAIKTADAALSSVNSKRAEYGALQSRFDSAISNLQSTTENLSASRSRIVDTDFASETAKMTRGQILQQAGTSMLAQANSLPNGVLSLLRG from the coding sequence ATGGCATCCGTAATCAATACCAACGTCGCATCCCTGAACTCGCAGCGTAACCTGTCGACCTCGCAAGCTTCCCTGAACACCTCGATCCAGCGCCTGTCGTCGGGCCTGCGCATCAACAGCGCCAAGGACGACGCTGCCGGTCTGGCCATCTCGGACCGCATGAATTCGCAGATCAAGGGCATGACCCAGGCCACCCGCAACGCGAATGACGGCGTGTCGATGGCCCAGACCGCCGAAGGCGCCCTGTCGAGCTCGGGCGACATCCTGCAACGTGTCCGTGAACTGGCAGTGCAGTCGTCGAACGCATCGAACTCGGCCAGCGACCGCAAGGCCCTGCAGACCGAAGTCACCCAGCTGACCTCGGAACTGAACCGTATCTCGAACACCACCGAATTCAACGGCCAGAAGCTGCTGGACGGCTCGATGGGCACCGCGAACTTCCAGGTCGGCGCCAACGCAGGCCAGCTGATCTCGATGACCGGCTCGAACTTCAGCACCAGCACCTACGGCAACAACCGCGTGCAATCCAACGCCCTGGCCGGCACCACCAACGGCACCGTCGCCACCGGCAGCCTGTTCATCAACGGCTCGCAAGGCTCGAAGGAAGTCACCTTCGACGCCGACATCAGCGCCAAAGCCGCCGCAGCACAGATCAACAACGTCAGCAGCGATACCGGCGTGAGCGCCAGCGCCAAGACCGACGTGTCGTTCAAGGCCGCCGCCGGCAAGGCGTTCACCCTGGACGTCGTCTCGGACAACAGCAGCGCTGCCACCGTGTCGTTCACCGTCGGCAGCGCCGGCACCTCGGACGACTATGCCGCCGCGATCAGCGCCGTCAACGCGCAGACCGCCAAGACCGGCGTGACCGCATCCTACGACGCGACTGCCAAGAGCCTGAAGCTGACCAACAGCTCGGGCAACGACATCAAGCTGACCAACAAGTCGACCGACAACGCCTCGACCGCCTCGGTGCAGACCTACCAGAAAGACGGCGTCTCGCTGAACACCGCCGGCGCGCTGACCTCGGACAACACCGCAGCCAACGCCGCCACCGTCGCCAAGGGCAACATCACGCTGGATTCGGACCAGGGCTTCTCGACCGCCAACGGCACCACCCCCAGCGGCTGGGGCGCGATGCTGGGCGGCAAGTCGTCGGAACTGAAGTCGGTCGCCAACATCGACATCAGCACCTTCGAAGGCGCACAGCTGGCGATCAAGACCGCCGATGCAGCTCTGAGCTCGGTCAACAGCAAGCGTGCCGAATACGGCGCACTGCAGTCGCGCTTCGACTCGGCCATCTCCAACCTGCAGTCGACCACCGAAAACCTGTCGGCATCGCGCAGCCGCATCGTCGACACCGACTTCGCTTC